The following DNA comes from Candidatus Zixiibacteriota bacterium.
TGAGGAAGCCATTGCTGAACTCTTCAGGAATGCTGGTGCAGAACGTGTGGAATCAGACGTCGAGGTTGGTGGAAGACAGATTGACGTATTAGTTGCATTCTGGCAAATGGGAATAGAATTTAGGGTCGCTGTCGAGTGCAAATACTACGAAAGAGCGGTCGGAGTCGATCTAGTTATGGAATTTGCTAAAACTCTAGATCATTTGCGCGAAGCTGGACTCGTAGATACCGGCTCTATGGTTTCCAAGAGTGGTTTCACCCAAAAAGCTAAAAATTTGGCGAAGACTCGACGAGTTCATCTCCTGAATCCTTCAGATATTCTGAGTCTCTCATTCAGGGGATTGTGGACACAGGTCGGATTGCGCTTTGACACCTTCTCAGTTCTTCACGCGATCGAAGGGATCTCAAATGACAGGGTGGAGCAGTTTCTCGGACTTGTTGGACGAGTTTCCAAAGCCAGAAAGTTGGTGCCTGCAGTCGACAAGGCATCGCTCTGGGACAGTGTTAAAAAATGCAGAGACTTGGCAGAGAGTCTTGGTGACATCTATCGAGCTGAGGCCATGTTACTTGAGGGTATACTGATTTACGACGAACAAAAGTACCAAAGCGCGAGCATCAGGTTTAGCATCACGCACGATATAGCAAAACGTTCACAAGCTCTGCATGTTTCGGCTGCTGCCAAGTTGTGGACCGCACGATGTTTGACTGGAATGAAAAAGTATGCTGAGGCGCTCGATGCTCTCGACTTGATGATTGAAGAATATAAGAGTAATCAAGCACTGACGGCCTTGTTGGTGAAGGCTAAGTACTGGCGTGCAAAAACTCTTCTGCTGAAATGGATGGAAGTAGGTGATGCTGAGATAGCCGCAAGTATTACTAATCAGTTTACGCAAATACTCGTGGAGGCAGACTCGCAGGGGATGGCCAACTATAGGGAAGGAGCTAAAGCGCGACTGGGAGATATTGCTTTCCATCAAGGCAATTTCGCCGAATCACTCAGGCTCTATTTGGAGGCCTTCCATAATACTCCGGTTCGGGATGCACAAGACCGAGAGAAATTGGTTTCTCTGATTAAGGCCGCTCGTGATAAACTATCACCAGTAGATGCTGCGGCAATTGAGCGAAAGGGGGACTCGACTCCCTCAGCTGCTGGATGGCCAAGCATGAATACTCAGATATGCCAATTTGCCATCTGGAGATTCGCCAGATTTCCTTTGAGTAGCATACTGCCTCGAGTGTTGGGGGATCAGGCTTTCGGCGGCGTAAGGGATCTACTAGAGGATGACAATTTCTTGGACTTCTGTATCGAGGCAGACCGATACGATAAAAGCAAACCCGGAGAACCGATTCCCACGGGAGAACGAAAGTACCGGTCACTGCGTGCAAAAATACTAGCCGGACGACACTCTTCCTCTGACGTACTTCGGCGACTTCGGTTTGTAAAGCGTCTGCTATTAGGGGGTGCGTTAGTTAACGATACTGGACGGAATGGCGGAGTGGCTTTGGTTGGACTTGACGCCTCGGCGGAATCACGCGTCTTGGATCGAAGGCAGGGAGAACACGTCATTCCAGGAAATGGAGGCCTCCGCTTCCGATTCGATAGTAGAAAAAGGCTTGCTCAGAACAGTGAGTTTCTAAATCGCTGCAAAGAGATCGCTTCAGTCCTCATTTCTAAAATCATTGGACGGGTTGAGGGGCGGGGAGTATTTCCGTTCTCTGTGGACTTTATGCTTGACGACAATGAACCTATCTTCTTGGAACTCCATTATCCTTCTCGAGGTTTCGAGGTATTATACGCGCCGTTTCGTCCGCTGACGGAGAATGCCATATTTCCGATTGACATTTACTCACAAGCAATCAGACTACTGACAGAGGAAGCTCATATTCATAAGATTGTGTTGGCGCATAGCGATTCATTGACCTCAGACATCGGAAGATCTCGTTCTGCAACCTATGGATTTGAATTTCAGCGTCTTGTCGACGCTCTCTTTTCTGTACTCAAAGATACACAGCTAATCGTATGTAAGGACTGGAGAGATGCATCTCGTGTCGACGGCAGAATCCAAATCGAGGGGGATTCGCCAGACCTCATTATTCTGGACGACATGGACCCTCAAAACCTCTTACAGACGATCTTTCCGCAGCAACTGCTGCCCAACGCCAAACTAATCCAATTGGCAAACGATATAAAAGGTGTATTAGATATCTGTAGCCAATTGAGTATTCATACACCTCCATTTCGAATAGTCCACATGTGCGATTCTTGTAGCATCCAAGGACTTAGAGAAGAATTGGGCCAGCTAGTTATCACAAAAGAGCTGTTTCACTTGCCCAGTTGGCACGCCGAGAAGAGGCGAGGCGTCTTTCTAGATCTTGATGACTCAGTCGACAGGGAATTCTTGAAAAAATCTTCGAGGAACCGACACTTGCTGGTTCAATCTGTGGTCAGGACAAGTCAGGACAAATATGGTCATTCGGGTGAATTGCGAATTCACTGCTGTGGCATTCGATGAGGTCGCATCCGTTGTCACCCTGTGGCACCGCTTTCTAACATTTTTCTAACATAATTAGCCAAAACAAGAGATAATAAGAGAAAACCGGCGGGGGCCGGATTTCCGTTGATCTTATTATATTGCTATGGCCGCGTGTCTGGTGCTTTCTACTGTTTGGACTTATGT
Coding sequences within:
- a CDS encoding restriction endonuclease; this translates as MQPFKSFEEAIAELFRNAGAERVESDVEVGGRQIDVLVAFWQMGIEFRVAVECKYYERAVGVDLVMEFAKTLDHLREAGLVDTGSMVSKSGFTQKAKNLAKTRRVHLLNPSDILSLSFRGLWTQVGLRFDTFSVLHAIEGISNDRVEQFLGLVGRVSKARKLVPAVDKASLWDSVKKCRDLAESLGDIYRAEAMLLEGILIYDEQKYQSASIRFSITHDIAKRSQALHVSAAAKLWTARCLTGMKKYAEALDALDLMIEEYKSNQALTALLVKAKYWRAKTLLLKWMEVGDAEIAASITNQFTQILVEADSQGMANYREGAKARLGDIAFHQGNFAESLRLYLEAFHNTPVRDAQDREKLVSLIKAARDKLSPVDAAAIERKGDSTPSAAGWPSMNTQICQFAIWRFARFPLSSILPRVLGDQAFGGVRDLLEDDNFLDFCIEADRYDKSKPGEPIPTGERKYRSLRAKILAGRHSSSDVLRRLRFVKRLLLGGALVNDTGRNGGVALVGLDASAESRVLDRRQGEHVIPGNGGLRFRFDSRKRLAQNSEFLNRCKEIASVLISKIIGRVEGRGVFPFSVDFMLDDNEPIFLELHYPSRGFEVLYAPFRPLTENAIFPIDIYSQAIRLLTEEAHIHKIVLAHSDSLTSDIGRSRSATYGFEFQRLVDALFSVLKDTQLIVCKDWRDASRVDGRIQIEGDSPDLIILDDMDPQNLLQTIFPQQLLPNAKLIQLANDIKGVLDICSQLSIHTPPFRIVHMCDSCSIQGLREELGQLVITKELFHLPSWHAEKRRGVFLDLDDSVDREFLKKSSRNRHLLVQSVVRTSQDKYGHSGELRIHCCGIR